TTTGGCTTGAAATGTACTCATCTTCCCTTCTGCTCCCTCATCGCTCgctgtttctctcctttttcaGGATAACCTGAGACAATTTATCATGATTCCTTTGCCAAACGTGTTGCTGCTTGGCAGGACTCCTTACTGTGGTATGAAGCACTGCATTGATTTCCAGTAACAGACCTAAAATAAAGCAATGCGTAATATAGACTATTTTATAGTGTATTTGGCTAAATGATGTATCTataatttgaaaaaacaattaaagcaGCTCATTTAATACAACTAAAGTGGACCACTAGCAATAATGTAGTTAAATGCATTAAGAAAATGTTAACATCTGAACAATATGAAAGTTATGACAATCTATCTAATCTAATTAGCGAACAAATCAAATCACTTAGCAACTTCCACTAAAAAGGGCTCGTGAAACAGTTTTCTGATCACTTTTATAATAAATTGCCTTCTATGAGTCTGATAAGCACATTGCTTTGTGATGTAAAGCCACCCAAATTCACCAGCAAGCAGTTCACTAAATCCAAGGCAGCAGAACTTAGTATACTTCAATctgttattgtattttttttacaagcctttttttccctcttaacAGAACAAAGTCCGGAGGAAATGAATAAGCTTTTAATGCTTCTGTTGGGATGTGCAGTTCAGGTAAACGCTATCTGATCAGAAATCTGGAAAAAGACAAGACTGCATAAGGTGTGGAGATCTAAACTGTTactactttttcattttcagtgtgaggaaaaagaggaatacATTGAGAGGATCCAGACACTTGACTTTGAAACAAAAGCTGCCATAGCTGCACACATTCATGAGGTATGTGCCCGCATGCGAGATTAATATGGAGTCCCACATCGATGTTATTCAGAAAATTCTGTGTAGTTGTGCGTCTGTCTGGTACAAAAAAGAATTTTATAGATACGTAGTCATTGTTGTTAGTACGAGAAATTCTTGAAAGTTGTAATAATTTATTCAGAGGTGAAAGACAAAACTGTCACTGTCATTTTGTAGCTGCACAGGGAAGATCCTTGTGCCAAACTTGTATTTGCTCTGATcattcctcttctcttcctttaCCAGGTGACCCACAGTCAGGAGAACGTGCTGGATCTGCAGTGGTTGGAGTCCAGCGACGTTCACCCGACTGACTTTGAGGTCGCAGCGAGGAACCTGGCCACGCACCTGCAACGTGTGCTGGACCAGAGGGACACCCATCTGGAGgtatatttgtcatattttctaaattattgtttaatagttttttttatgtgtgggaatcaaaaaatatacaaagttTAACATATTGTTGATATGCTAGAAAGTGTTCATCATAATAAGACATGTGGATAGTGAAACAGTTCATACTGTGAGTGCACTGGGTGCTGAATTAAATACTAATCTATAACCGGTCCGCTTGCAGACTATAGCGCAGCTCATGCAGGAAAAGGAAGGTGTGGTTAGTCTGCTCAACAGCCCCTCCAGCCCGCAGTCTGGCAGCTACTCCCCCAGcatgcagcagcagacaggTACTCAACAACACCTGTCTGTGGAGCTGGCCGACTCTAAGGCCAAGATCAGACGACTTCGACAAGAACTGTGAGTACCAGACACCTCCTCCACTGAGTAGTGCATTCtcgttaaacaaaaaaaatagaatgtgGGGGCTAAATTTTTAACATATAATTTAAACAatcaaaaaatgtcagtttACTAGTGGACAGCTATGAAATCATCAGGAAAACAGTGGTTCTGAGACGCAAACCGCATGGGATCCAAAAGAGGAACCGGTTGTCCATTTCTATACGAAACGAGTGTTGATCATTGATGCTGTCCGCTTcaggatccatccatccatccgttgtcaaaccacttatcctgcacacagggtcgcgggggggctggagtccatcccagccaacttcgggcgatagacagggtacatcctgtattggtcgccagccaatcgcagggcgacacagagacatataaccatccacactcacattcacacatctacgggcaatttaaagtccccaattaacctgatccccagagcatgtctttggactgtgggaggaagccagagaacccggagagaacccacgtagacacagggagaacatgcagactccacacagaaaggccactgggcggaatcaaacccaggaccttcttgctgtgaggcaacagtgctaaccaccacgccaccgtgccgccctgtctGCTTCAGGATGTGTGTTGGTAAAGAGTTCGCCCGTCCTCTTGGAAACTTCCAATAGCGAGAGAAtaaaaggcagagagaaagatacTACAGGATAAGAGATGCCCCTGGGAGTTTGGCCCACATTCCTGCCTGCTCGGCAGGTTCTATGGCTGTGCACCAGCACTGACCCACATTATGGCTCAGCATTTCAGCCAAcactgcatgtacacacacacacacacacacacacacactaatcccGATCTCATCAAGATCTCAGCTCCATCATTGCTCTCCATCCCATTTACTCGGCTGTATTGTCCTTTCTCCTTTCTTGTTGGGATGCTCAGATTCAACATACTGCTGACGCTGAGCAAACACAATGTCACTCAAAGCAGCATGTATGGCCTTGGACGGTTCTCTCATGTGTATAGTACTTAGCTAAACCTGCGTCAGCATGGCCGCAACAtgtgagaaatgaaaaaaatgggGCTTAAGAAGCGTTACGTTGGAAGCTTGACTTTGGAATCAAGTCAAGTGAATATGCGAAACACAATATGCCATAGTGGTATTTGTATATGGTCATTTAGAGTATTTGGTGGGAGGAAAGTAGTTCACTCTAACCAGCCGGCCTGCTTGTCTTTCTGCACCGCCCATCTGACCCCACTAGAGAGGAGAAGAGTGAGCAGATGCTGGACTGCAGACATGAGCTGGAGAACATGGAGGTGGAGCTGAAGAGGATCCAGCAGGAGGTTTgtaattagaaaagaaaaagaatgcaTCCTTCTGAGGATGACACACAGTAAGCTTTGGTTTGCTCAGCAGATTATTGCACTCCATACTTTTCTGCAGAGCAGTGCTTAATGACAGCGAATTTAAACCTCTGAACTCAGAGATACACGCAAAGCTTATATGGATTTGTATTCCCTGCTTTAGCCTTGTGGCTGGCCAACAGGGTGGTTTTGGCAGCAATTTTAATCTTTAGACAGAAGCAGTCGTCttgttttagtcatttttaTCTTTCATAGTTTTGGTCTATTTTTAGTCGACGTTGACCCAAATGTTGAAGTCCAATTTTAGTTGGTGAAAGGTCTTACACATTTAGTTTACTATGATTCAAAatgtgttctctctctttttaaacTATTCCAGCCATTTGTCAAATGTCCCTTTACATTACTTACATTACTATTTCaaataattttcaaaataatacatttgtcaTTTCCACATACAACTTTAGTTAAAGAGGTTAAATTTACAATACAGCTTTGTCTCTATGGCCATTTCAAGCAAAAATACTATTTTCACCGGGAATTATTAGATGATTGGTCTAAAATCGAAGATCCGTGCAGCGttgataataaataatagttGTAAGCCGTCGATGACTTATGTTTAGACACTTAACATAACTAGACGAGAAAGAACGATGCAGAGCTCCTTAATTCTTTGCTTTAAATCGTGCATCCGTCTTAACCTTCACCAGAACTCCCAACTGCTGGTAGACGCCCGCGCAGCGCGCACGTACCGGGACGAGCTGGACGCCCTCAGAGAGAGAGCCATGAAGGCAGACAAGCTGGAGAGCGAAGTGGGACGCTACAGAGAACAACTGCACAAGATGGAGGTCTGCAAAGCCAAAGTGGAggtgattgttgttttactaaTTCATTTTGTGATAATGACTTttgattattcatgtttttgaaTCAAGCGAAAATCGGacgttaattgtttttttggtgGGGTGGCGGGGGATCCATGTGTACGTCAGGAGTTAAAGGAGGATAACAGAGTGCTACAGGAGACCAAGGAGGTGCTGGAGGATCAGTTGGCAGGCTGGAGAGCAAGCTCCAATAGAATACACCATCTGGAGAAGCACAGTCTGCTGCTGGAAGCCAGGGTCCATGACATGGAGCAGGTCAGACATCTGCACACGGGGGGATCAGTGGcattattaaacaaaacataaaaaaatatgttgttaTTGTATGTTCTCATGTCTCTGCTGATACTGTATCCCCCTCTTcaggagagggaggcggagcGAAAGCGCactgaggagctgcaggacgagAACCTGGCTCTGTCTTTGGCTCAAAGGAGGTTAATGGAGGAGTCCCAGCACCTGGGCTGGGAGTTAGACCAGCTTACCAAGACCACTGAGAGCTCTCAGGGTAAGAGCTGCTGAtatactttattatttattagaagTTCTTATTTACTATAAAGATGTTTTCTCTGAGTCAGAAATATTAAAGGTTTATGTTTCTGCATGCAGTTTTGGATATATGGTGAAATGAACACTGCCACAGATCCCATTGCTATAGAGTCAGCTAGCTGTGCACAGATATGATGAAGATATCAAAAAGCCTGTCTAATGGCACTTACAACTCGCCTTTCATCTCAAAACGTCTGTCTCACGTCTTCACCCCCTTCAGTTCATTGCCACCATGTGTTTGTCTAAAGGCCACCAGACTCTGAGCGACGAGGTGAGTGAGAGGACCTGCAGTCGCATGctgaagctggagaaggagaaccaAAGTCTCTCAAAGACCATAGAGGAACTGAGAGCTGCCTCCATTAACAATAACACACGGACGAAACATGGCCACCGCCTTGAGCGTGATGTCTTCCAGGAGACCTGTAGCATCGGCAACCTTAACTTAGGGGAACCCACAAACTGTCATCAGCTATTCCCTGCAGAAGATCTGGAGCAAGTCCAGAGTGAAATCCTCCTCACAGAAAATCCAGACCTTCTTGCGCGGGTGAAAGGACAGCTAGAGGACGTGGACCAAGGAGACCATTCAAAAGAAGGGATGTCTGATCTGAAGGTCTTAGAAAACAATCACAATAGGCGCCATTGTTTTGTTGGGTCGCGTGATCACTCCCCGGGCTCAAAGGACTGCAGTCCCTGCCATGACAGTATCTTCAAAGGTCTGCCAACACATTCCTCCTATGCCAGAAAGCACACACAACTGGAGGCCAAGTGCAGGGCCTTGGACCCAGTTAACCAACATCTACAGACTTCCCTCGATAACACTGGTAGGTTCTGTTGCTCGAACATCACAAATCAAACTAAAAGATTCAGTAATGCAAGCGTAAAACCCACCCTCCGTCTCCATAGAGAGGACAGTTCAGCGTCTAGAGGAAGAGGTTCAGGAGCTGGAGGCAGAGAACCAGATTCCCCAGGCCAATTTTGAAGAAATTCGGATCTCCGCGCGGCGCCTGGAGCAACTGGAAACAGATAAGCAAAGTCTGGAGCAGGAAACCACAACCTTCGAGCGGGAAAAGAGGCATCTAGAGAAAGAGAATCGGGGTCTTCGTGAAAGGCAGGAGGCCACCAAGGAACTGCTGAAGCTCAAAGACCGTCTCATTGAAGTGGAGAGGAATGTAAGTGGTCGGCTCATACAGTGAACAACTTATAAAATAGCAGTACTGGATGTTAAACCACACCAGCACTTTTGACTTTAGTTTATGCTACTGGAACAAACAATGTGCTGAAGGCATATCTGCATGTCACATTTTGGAATAATaccatcctctcctcttctccagaATGCCACACTTGAGGCAGAGCGCCAGGCAATGCAGGCCCAGCTGAGGCAGCTGGAAAATCAGTCCGACAGTCAGCAGGCTCAGGTCCTCGCCCTGCAGAGGCAGGCCGCCACACTGCAGGAGAACAACACAGCCCTGCAGACACTCAACGCAAACCTGCAGGTGCAGTAACAGTGTAACACGCCCTATTCTCTGTGCTACCCGTAACGTCCACACATAAGTATATTCGCACATCTGCAATAGTATACAAGGACGCGGACGACACACACTGAAATATTACACAATAACTCCTAATGCTTTCTTCTCCAGGTGGAGAAATACACACTGTACTCACAGAGTGCTTCCCTCATGGCCCAGAAtgctcagctgcagcagcagcagtcaggaACAGAAAGCGAGCGGGACAATGCCACGCGGGAACGCGAGGAGCTGCGCGCTGTTCAGGAGCAGCTGTTAAGAGATAACAAGCTGAGAGCTACTTTTGAAATGACCAAGTCAAAATGATCTAcccattatatttattgagaaatatattgaggattcttacaacttatgttgatgtataaccacatatgttgcacaacacaacataattcagaactgaacagactgaacaacataattatgtacattttttgcCATCACCTGAGCTATTTTCCATGAAAATGCCGCTCCACATTTCCCTTCTTTGGTATTGCGACTGGCAGACGAGACAAACgcactttgaaaatgtcatcgtgaaaaaaaagtcctcctcCCATTCCGTATGAAAGTgataggtttttttctttttacttggtcCAGCTCCCCCACTCATTTTTATACCCTATCTTAcgtttaagaggaaaaaaacgagCGAAAAATTAGGATGTAACTAACGACTAGGTTGTTAGCTTTGCAGCGCTCAGGGGCGTTGTTTGAACACGCACAGTGAATCTGACTGGTTGTCCTGTGTATCAATCAAGTGACGGGATGGCTGATAGGCTGACGTctagtttttttattcaaaacaacttaactttatttgtatagcgtcaGATAATGACAATGTCACCTCACCTTGTCATGCGATCTACCAATAGTACCTTGGAGATCGACTGGTAGATCGCGATCgacgtattgagcacccctgaTCTACAGCGTGTTacagttatttttaaattatctAACATATTAAATTGTTTGATCACACTAATCAACAGCTGGCACAGAATTATAAACTGCAAATCTTTCTATCTGCCCATCGTCCTATTCAGTGACAAGCTTAATGATTtgaggagacagaaggagaggctGGAAGAAAAGATAATGGACCAGTACAAGTTTTATGAGCCATCGCCTCCACGTCGGTAAGATGCATGAAATAGTAACAACGattcttttttaatcatttttataatGAAATGATTGTGACAAgccacatttctgttttcacatTCAGCCCGTTATACATTTTCATCACTATGAGACATTTAACTAACCGTCACAAGTTTAGTTATGTCATTTTCGGCTCACATTTATAACAGTTCATAGACATAGTTATTTAATCGATCAAGAGATGTTG
The sequence above is a segment of the Gasterosteus aculeatus chromosome 9, fGasAcu3.hap1.1, whole genome shotgun sequence genome. Coding sequences within it:
- the LOC144383302 gene encoding girdin-like isoform X1 codes for the protein MEGAVLPPRLDEFMRSALVTWVRTFVPLDGDMNFDFSVLLDGVFLNDVMTQINPSATPAKKVSRDPSQRTQNLNVLVQRIKTYYHDNLRQFIMIPLPNVLLLGRTPYCEQSPEEMNKLLMLLLGCAVQCEEKEEYIERIQTLDFETKAAIAAHIHEVTHSQENVLDLQWLESSDVHPTDFEVAARNLATHLQRVLDQRDTHLETIAQLMQEKEGVVSLLNSPSSPQSGSYSPSMQQQTGTQQHLSVELADSKAKIRRLRQELEEKSEQMLDCRHELENMEVELKRIQQENSQLLVDARAARTYRDELDALRERAMKADKLESEVGRYREQLHKMEVCKAKVEELKEDNRVLQETKEVLEDQLAGWRASSNRIHHLEKHSLLLEARVHDMEQEREAERKRTEELQDENLALSLAQRRLMEESQHLGWELDQLTKTTESSQGHQTLSDEVSERTCSRMLKLEKENQSLSKTIEELRAASINNNTRTKHGHRLERDVFQETCSIGNLNLGEPTNCHQLFPAEDLEQVQSEILLTENPDLLARVKGQLEDVDQGDHSKEGMSDLKVLENNHNRRHCFVGSRDHSPGSKDCSPCHDSIFKGLPTHSSYARKHTQLEAKCRALDPVNQHLQTSLDNTERTVQRLEEEVQELEAENQIPQANFEEIRISARRLEQLETDKQSLEQETTTFEREKRHLEKENRGLRERQEATKELLKLKDRLIEVERNNATLEAERQAMQAQLRQLENQSDSQQAQVLALQRQAATLQENNTALQTLNANLQVEKYTLYSQSASLMAQNAQLQQQQSGTESERDNATREREELRAVQEQLLRDNKLRATFEMTKSK
- the LOC144383302 gene encoding girdin-like isoform X2, whose amino-acid sequence is MGWGGGGGCLCSGGTKGDANVSRGRNADRVGPPQPPVAMEGAVLPPRLDEFMRSALVTWVRTFVPLDGDMNFDFSVLLDGVFLNDVMTQINPSATPAKKVSRDPSQRTQNLNVLVQRIKTYYHDNLRQFIMIPLPNVLLLGRTPYCEQSPEEMNKLLMLLLGCAVQCEEKEEYIERIQTLDFETKAAIAAHIHEVTHSQENVLDLQWLESSDVHPTDFEVAARNLATHLQRVLDQRDTHLETIAQLMQEKEGVVSLLNSPSSPQSGSYSPSMQQQTGTQQHLSVELADSKAKIRRLRQELEEKSEQMLDCRHELENMEVELKRIQQENSQLLVDARAARTYRDELDALRERAMKADKLESEVGRYREQLHKMEVCKAKVEELKEDNRVLQETKEVLEDQLAGWRASSNRIHHLEKHSLLLEARVHDMEQEREAERKRTEELQDENLALSLAQRRLMEESQHLGWELDQLTKTTESSQGHQTLSDEVSERTCSRMLKLEKENQSLSKTIEELRAASINNNTRTKHGHRLERDVFQETCSIGNLNLGEPTNCHQLFPAEDLEQVQSEILLTENPDLLARVKGQLEDVDQGDHSKEGMSDLKVLENNHNRRHCFVGSRDHSPGSKDCSPCHDSIFKGLPTHSSYARKHTQLEAKCRALDPVNQHLQTSLDNTERTVQRLEEEVQELEAENQIPQANFEEIRISARRLEQLETDKQSLEQETTTFEREKRHLEKENRGLRERQEATKELLKLKDRLIEVERNNATLEAERQAMQAQLRQLENQSDSQQAQVLALQRQAATLQENNTALQTLNANLQVEKYTLYSQSASLMAQNAQLQQQQSGTESERDNATREREELRAVQEQLLRDNKLRATFEMTKSK
- the LOC144383302 gene encoding girdin-like isoform X3, whose product is MEGAVLPPRLDEFMRSALVTWVRTFVPLDGDMNFDFSVLLDGVFLNDVMTQINPSATPAKKVSRDPSQRTQNLNVLVQRIKTYYHDNLRQFIMIPLPNVLLLGRTPYCEQSPEEMNKLLMLLLGCAVQCEEKEEYIERIQTLDFETKAAIAAHIHEVTHSQENVLDLQWLESSDVHPTDFEVAARNLATHLQRVLDQRDTHLETIAQLMQEKEGVVSLLNSPSSPQSGSYSPSMQQQTGTQQHLSVELADSKAKIRRLRQELEEKSEQMLDCRHELENMENSQLLVDARAARTYRDELDALRERAMKADKLESEVGRYREQLHKMEVCKAKVEELKEDNRVLQETKEVLEDQLAGWRASSNRIHHLEKHSLLLEARVHDMEQEREAERKRTEELQDENLALSLAQRRLMEESQHLGWELDQLTKTTESSQGHQTLSDEVSERTCSRMLKLEKENQSLSKTIEELRAASINNNTRTKHGHRLERDVFQETCSIGNLNLGEPTNCHQLFPAEDLEQVQSEILLTENPDLLARVKGQLEDVDQGDHSKEGMSDLKVLENNHNRRHCFVGSRDHSPGSKDCSPCHDSIFKGLPTHSSYARKHTQLEAKCRALDPVNQHLQTSLDNTERTVQRLEEEVQELEAENQIPQANFEEIRISARRLEQLETDKQSLEQETTTFEREKRHLEKENRGLRERQEATKELLKLKDRLIEVERNNATLEAERQAMQAQLRQLENQSDSQQAQVLALQRQAATLQENNTALQTLNANLQVEKYTLYSQSASLMAQNAQLQQQQSGTESERDNATREREELRAVQEQLLRDNKLRATFEMTKSK